One genomic segment of Garra rufa chromosome 13, GarRuf1.0, whole genome shotgun sequence includes these proteins:
- the ociad1 gene encoding OCIA domain-containing protein 1, with protein sequence MSQASSGFTPAAQVPHGSSKGPYNASYIPNEEERRVFRECNSESFWYRSLPFSAIAVAAAQVMVSRGILSPSPRFGSLPKVALAGMFGYITGKMSYMRVCEEKFRKLENSPLGEALRQGRRNILVLNQSEFEDPNRSESQQAGSESASQPPTEVSSVSESYSSYTSDYTYSKPSQSYDPTPFSSGFSDSGPVNIGDDISPQAPLYQDEDVAKKKPVLYEELRSKNRENYEVTLTQKAETLMKPQKVVPVPKKEVKKNKYGDAWEE encoded by the exons ATGTCGCAAGCTTCGTCTGGATTCACTCCGGCTGCTCAAGTCCCACATGGGTCTAGCAAG GGTCCTTATAATGCCTCATATATTCCTAATGAAGAAGAGAGGCGTGTCTTCAGAGAATGCAATTCAGAAAGCTTTTGGTACAGAT CCTTGCCATTTTCTGCCATTGCAGTCGCAGCCGCTCAGGTAATGGTATCAAGAG GAATCCTTAGTCCTTCACCCCGATTTGGCTCTCTTCCCAAGGTTGCGT TAGCTGGCATGTTTGGATACATTACTGGGAAAATGTCTTACATGAGAGTCTGTGAAGAAAAGTTTAGGAAACTGGAGAACTCCCCGCTGGGAGAGGCTCTACGACAGGGACGTCGCAATATTTTAGT gctaAACCAGTCAGAGTTTGAGGATCCAAACCGATCAGAGTCCCAACAGGCTGGTTCTGAATCTGCGTCCCAACCTCCAACAGAAGTCAGTTCAGTGTCTGAGAGCTACAGCAGTTACACCAGTGACTATACCTACAGCAAGCCCTCCCAATCATATGACCCCACTCCTTTCAGTTCTGGATTCAGTGATTCTGGTCCTGTTAACATCGGGGATGATATTTCTCCTCAAG CTCCGCTCTATCAGGATGAGGATGTGGCCAAAAAGAAGCCAGTGTTGTATGAGGAACTGCGCAGCAAGAATAGAGAGAACTATGAGGTCACTCTCACACAGAAAGCCGAAACGTTAATGAAACCACAAAAAGTGGTCCCAGTACCTAAGAAGGAAG TTAAAAAGAACAAGTACGGAGATGCTTGGGAAGAGTAA